From Actinosynnema mirum DSM 43827, a single genomic window includes:
- a CDS encoding AMP-binding protein — MDFRQARDFLLQHADDHDAARAGFAWPDLAEFNWALDWFDEIARDNDRTALWIVEEDGSEGRWSFAELSRRSAQVANWLRGNGVARGDRVVLMLGNQVQLWETLLGAMKLGAVVIPATTLLGPEDLRDRIERGGARHVVVTSGDAPKFAEVPGDYTRIAVGAPVDGWLDFADSERADAAFTPDAPTRADDTLLLYFTSGTTAAPKLVEHTHVSYPVGHLSTMYWQGLRPGDVHLNISSPGWAKHAWSNVFAPWNAEATVFVHNYRRFDAARLMAEMDRCGVTSFCAPPTVWRMLIQADLTALRVPPRKAVGAGEPLNPEVIEQVAKAWGVTVRDGFGQTETTVQIANTPGQPVKPGSMGRPAPGYEVVLVDPITGEPGTEGEICLDLSRRPLGLMVGYHGDPERTAEVMRGGYYHTGDVASVDEDGHLTYVGRTDDLFKSSDYRISPFELESVLLEHDAVAEAAVVPSPDPVRLAVPKAHVVLAPGWEPTAETALAVLRHARERLAPYKRVRRLEFGPLPKTISGKIRRVELREQEDGGRPDGEHREEDFPQLRG, encoded by the coding sequence ATGGACTTCCGCCAAGCCCGCGACTTCCTCCTCCAGCACGCCGACGACCACGACGCCGCCCGCGCGGGCTTCGCCTGGCCCGACCTCGCCGAGTTCAACTGGGCGCTGGACTGGTTCGACGAGATCGCCCGCGACAACGACCGCACCGCGCTGTGGATCGTGGAGGAGGACGGCTCCGAGGGCCGCTGGTCGTTCGCCGAGCTGTCCCGCCGCTCCGCGCAGGTCGCGAACTGGCTGCGCGGCAACGGCGTCGCGCGCGGCGACCGGGTCGTGCTCATGCTCGGCAACCAGGTGCAGCTGTGGGAGACCCTGCTCGGCGCGATGAAGCTCGGCGCGGTCGTCATCCCCGCCACCACCCTGCTCGGCCCGGAGGACCTGCGCGACCGGATCGAGCGCGGCGGCGCGCGGCACGTGGTCGTCACGAGCGGGGACGCGCCCAAGTTCGCCGAGGTCCCCGGCGACTACACCCGCATCGCGGTCGGCGCCCCGGTCGACGGCTGGCTCGACTTCGCCGACAGCGAGCGCGCCGACGCCGCGTTCACCCCGGACGCGCCCACCCGCGCCGACGACACCCTGCTGCTCTACTTCACCTCCGGCACCACCGCCGCGCCCAAGCTGGTCGAGCACACCCACGTCTCCTACCCGGTCGGGCACCTGTCCACCATGTACTGGCAGGGCCTGCGCCCCGGCGACGTGCACCTGAACATCTCCTCGCCCGGCTGGGCCAAGCACGCCTGGAGCAACGTCTTCGCCCCGTGGAACGCCGAGGCCACGGTGTTCGTGCACAACTACCGCCGGTTCGACGCGGCCCGGCTGATGGCGGAGATGGACCGCTGCGGGGTGACCAGCTTCTGCGCGCCGCCGACCGTGTGGCGGATGCTCATCCAGGCCGACCTGACCGCGCTGCGCGTGCCGCCCCGGAAGGCCGTCGGCGCGGGCGAGCCGCTCAACCCGGAGGTGATCGAGCAGGTCGCGAAGGCGTGGGGGGTGACCGTGCGGGACGGGTTCGGGCAGACCGAGACGACCGTGCAGATCGCCAACACCCCCGGCCAGCCGGTCAAGCCGGGGTCGATGGGCAGGCCGGCGCCCGGTTACGAGGTGGTGCTGGTCGACCCGATCACCGGGGAGCCGGGGACCGAGGGCGAGATCTGCCTCGACCTGTCCCGCAGGCCGCTCGGGCTGATGGTCGGCTACCACGGCGACCCGGAGCGCACCGCCGAGGTGATGCGCGGCGGCTACTACCACACCGGGGACGTCGCGTCGGTGGACGAGGACGGGCACCTGACGTACGTGGGGCGCACGGACGACCTGTTCAAGTCCTCGGACTACCGGATCTCGCCGTTCGAGCTGGAGAGCGTGCTGCTGGAGCACGACGCGGTGGCGGAGGCGGCGGTCGTGCCCTCGCCGGACCCGGTGCGGCTGGCGGTGCCGAAGGCGCACGTGGTGCTCGCGCCCGGCTGGGAGCCGACGGCGGAGACGGCGCTGGCGGTGCTGCGGCACGCGCGGGAGCGGCTGGCCCCGTACAAGCGGGTGCGGCGGCTGGAGTTCGGGCCGCTGCCCAAGACGATCTCCGGGAAGATCCGCCGGGTCGAGCTGCGCGAGCAGGAGGACGGCGGGCGCCCCGACGGCGAGCACCGCGAGGAGGACTTCCCGCAGCTGCGCGGGTGA
- a CDS encoding DUF58 domain-containing protein, with protein sequence MTRVRLTGRGALALAVGAALLAAGALHPALAALGLAPVALTCAVFLLAARQVPARPRRTVRPSAVRRLDPCTRTIELTAPGGRLTARFAATECLDGRDVPVRFPVLRPGGTTTAEYPVPTGRRGVLTLGPLVLTRRGPVGLVVSRTELTDLDQVRVAPRVLPVRGMPGRVRRGLVGADELVESDVDPVLRPHRPGDALRGLHWAASARAGGLVVREDAAPTRPRLAVLLDDRAASHPDPAGFEDAVEVAASLLVAAVDEGHPAHLLSAGGALDVELAAHDADLARTGLADVALAPGERDATTVPERDLDVVAAVSGPGADLAALVLEAARASVGVVLVLDAAAVPEVTARGTVLVLRAPSAEGLVDAWNAAVAR encoded by the coding sequence GTGACCCGCGTCCGCCTCACCGGCCGGGGCGCGCTCGCGCTCGCGGTCGGCGCGGCCCTGCTCGCGGCGGGCGCCCTGCACCCCGCGCTCGCCGCGCTCGGCCTCGCCCCCGTCGCCCTGACCTGCGCGGTCTTCCTGCTCGCCGCCCGTCAGGTCCCGGCCCGCCCGCGCCGCACCGTGCGGCCGTCGGCCGTGCGCAGGCTCGACCCGTGCACCCGCACGATCGAGCTGACCGCCCCCGGCGGGCGGCTGACCGCGCGGTTCGCCGCCACCGAGTGCCTCGACGGGCGGGACGTGCCGGTCCGGTTCCCGGTGCTGCGCCCCGGCGGGACGACCACCGCCGAGTACCCGGTGCCGACCGGCCGGCGCGGTGTGCTCACCCTCGGCCCGCTGGTGCTGACCAGGCGCGGACCGGTCGGGCTGGTCGTGAGCCGGACCGAGCTGACCGACCTCGACCAGGTGCGGGTGGCGCCCAGGGTGCTGCCGGTGCGCGGGATGCCCGGCCGGGTCCGGCGCGGCCTGGTCGGCGCGGACGAGCTGGTCGAGTCGGACGTCGACCCGGTGCTGCGCCCGCACCGGCCCGGCGACGCGCTGCGCGGGCTGCACTGGGCCGCGTCCGCGCGGGCGGGCGGGCTCGTCGTCCGGGAGGACGCCGCGCCGACGCGCCCGCGCCTGGCGGTGCTGCTGGACGACCGCGCCGCCTCCCACCCCGACCCCGCCGGGTTCGAGGACGCCGTGGAGGTCGCCGCGTCGCTGCTGGTCGCGGCGGTCGACGAGGGGCACCCGGCGCACCTGCTGTCCGCAGGGGGAGCGCTGGACGTGGAGCTGGCCGCGCACGACGCCGACCTCGCGCGCACCGGGCTGGCCGACGTGGCGCTCGCGCCGGGGGAGCGCGACGCCACGACCGTCCCCGAGCGGGACCTGGACGTGGTCGCCGCGGTGAGCGGACCGGGCGCGGACCTGGCGGCGCTCGTGCTGGAGGCCGCGCGGGCCTCGGTGGGCGTGGTCCTGGTGCTGGACGCGGCGGCCGTGCCGGAGGTCACCGCGCGCGGGACCGTCCTGGTGCTGCGCGCGCCCTCCGCCGAGGGCCTGGTGGACGCCTGGAACGCGGCGGTCGCCCGGTGA
- a CDS encoding AAA family ATPase translates to MTSTATPAIGADEIAAFRELHTRLGDAVATALLGKRDVVDLVLVSLFAGGHVLLEDVPGTGKTTLARAVAAALGGVSRRVQLTPDLLPSDLTGAPVYDPQTGQVRFRPGPVFANVLLADELNRASARTQSALLEVMAEGTVTADGVTHAVPAPFLVVATQNPVDLDGTYRLPEAQLDRFALRTALGYPDAPHELDVLRPGSGAGRVSAVPTVTSPQVVADHGRRLAAVHVPEPVLRHLTDLAATTRTDPRLRLGVSTRGLRSLVRCAQVLAATRGRHTVEPGDVRELVDPVLAHRLQLTRQAQLAGVTTTEVLAEAAAALGDR, encoded by the coding sequence GTGACCAGTACTGCCACCCCCGCGATCGGCGCCGACGAGATCGCCGCGTTCCGCGAGCTGCACACCCGGCTCGGCGACGCCGTCGCCACCGCCCTGCTCGGCAAGCGCGACGTCGTCGACCTCGTGCTCGTGTCCCTGTTCGCGGGCGGCCACGTGCTCCTGGAGGACGTGCCCGGAACCGGCAAGACCACGCTCGCCCGCGCCGTCGCCGCCGCGCTCGGCGGGGTGTCCCGGCGGGTCCAGCTCACCCCCGACCTGCTGCCCTCCGACCTCACCGGCGCCCCGGTGTACGACCCGCAGACCGGCCAGGTCCGCTTCCGCCCCGGCCCCGTCTTCGCGAACGTCCTGCTCGCCGACGAGCTCAACCGCGCCTCCGCCAGGACCCAGTCCGCGCTGCTGGAGGTCATGGCCGAGGGCACCGTCACCGCCGACGGCGTCACGCACGCCGTGCCCGCCCCGTTCCTGGTGGTCGCCACCCAGAACCCCGTCGACCTGGACGGCACCTACCGGCTGCCCGAGGCCCAGCTCGACCGGTTCGCCCTGCGCACCGCCCTCGGCTACCCCGACGCCCCGCACGAGCTGGACGTGCTGCGCCCCGGCAGCGGCGCGGGCCGCGTCTCGGCGGTGCCCACCGTCACCTCGCCGCAGGTCGTCGCCGACCACGGCCGCAGGCTCGCCGCCGTGCACGTCCCCGAGCCGGTCCTGCGCCACCTCACCGACCTGGCCGCCACCACCCGCACCGACCCGCGCCTGCGCCTGGGCGTCAGCACCAGGGGCCTGCGGTCGCTGGTGCGCTGCGCCCAGGTCCTGGCCGCCACTCGGGGCCGCCACACCGTCGAGCCGGGCGACGTGCGGGAGCTGGTCGACCCGGTCCTCGCGCACCGCCTCCAGCTCACCAGGCAGGCCCAGCTCGCGGGCGTCACCACGACCGAGGTGCTCGCCGAGGCCGCCGCGGCCCTGGGCGACCGGTGA